From the Scatophagus argus isolate fScaArg1 chromosome 21, fScaArg1.pri, whole genome shotgun sequence genome, one window contains:
- the LOC124052951 gene encoding cerebellar degeneration-related protein 2-like, which yields MLSSGRMEEFVTEEEEPWYDQQDLEQDLHLAAELGKTLLERNKELEDSLQQMYITNEEQVQEIEYLSKQLEVLRDMNEQHAKVYEQLDGTARELERTNHTLVMDSKASQQKIERLTATIEALQNQVGSLSGQVEQLRSMEQLRVRREKRERRKTIHSFPCLRELCTAPRYEDEFVVGRAESFSMDVKPQPFEEENQHLREAVSALRAAVRTERARREGVEKECNLLIAEFSRLQTRVQDAESCQGRVRELEVELQELQQLRRARTFLLSSEDDGVTLTQTVLNSTPETDTFLEVEVGENGGGVREENEGGRGVGGEALPESSPVRKSCSDTALNAIVARDASGRRRGSYALHANSVRKRGMSILREVDEQYHALLEKYEELLGKCRRHEESLCHAGVQTSRPVSRDPSMKDCAMGPTPAPPPTPTQSPSTPEAIESISKQVEAVDKRLGQNTPEYKALFKEIFSRIQKTKMDIKATKAAKASKSGKSGKSSKQ from the exons ACCTCCACTTGGCAGCAGAGCTGGGAAAGACTCTGCTGGAGAGGAACAAGGAGCTGGAGGACTCCCTGCAGCAGATGTACATCACTAATGAAGAGCAAGTGCAAGAGATTGAG TACTTGTCGAAGCAGCTGGAGGTACTACGGGACATGAACGAGCAGCATGCTAAAGTGTACGAGCAGCTGGACGGGACCGCCAGAGAGCTGGAACGCACCAATCACACACTGGTTATGGACAGCAAGGCCTCACAGCAAAAGATAGAGAG GTTGACGGCAACCATCGAGGCTTTGCAAAACCAGGTGGGGTCTCTCTCGGGGCAGGTGGAGCAGCTACGTTCCATGGAACAGCTCCGAgtcaggagggagaagagggaacGACGCAAGACCATCCACTCTTTTCCTTGCCTTAGAGAACTTTGCACAGCACCCAG GTATGAGGATGAGTTTGTAGTGGGCAGGGCTGAGAGTTTTTCCATGGATGTGAAGCCTCAGCCGTTTGAAGAAGAGAACCAGCATCTGAGGGAGGCGGTTTCGGCTCTACGAGCAGCTGTCCGGACTGAGAGGGCACGTAGAGAGGGTGTGGAGAAGGAGTGCAACCTCCTAATCGCAGAGTTCTCCCGCCTGCAGACACGAGTCCAG GATGCTGAGAGCTGCCAGGGGAGGGTGCGGGAGTTGGAGGTGGAGCTACAGGAGCTCCAGCAATTACGTCGGGCTCGGACCTTCCTGCTCAGCAGCGAAGATGACGGCGTGACTCTTACCCAGACTGTCCTCAATAGCACCCCAGAGACTGACACCTTCCTGGAGGTGGAGGTCGGGGAGAATGGAGGAGGTGTGAGGGAGGAGAACGAAGGCGGAAGAGGTGTTGGAGGGGAAGCTCTCCCCGAGTCCAGCCCTGTGAGGAAAAGCTGCAGCGACACAGCGCTCAATGCCATTGTGGCCCGTGATGCGTCAGGCCGTAGAAGAGGCAGCTATGCCCTCCACGCTAACAGCgtgaggaagagagggatgTCCATCCTCAGGGAGGTGGATGAGCAGTACCACGCCTTACTGGAGAAATATGAGGAGTTGTTAGGGAAGTGTAGGCGCCACGAGGAGAGCCTGTGTCATGCTGGTGTCCAGACTTCCAGACCAGTATCCCGAGACCCGTCCATGAAAGACTGTGCTATGGGACCCACCCCGGCGCCTCCACCTACGCCCACCCAGTCACCCTCCACCCCCGAGGCCATTGAGAGCATCAGCAAGCAGGTGGAGGCAGTGGACAAGAGGCTAGGACAGAACACTCCAGAGTACAAGGCCCTTTTTAAAGAGATCTTCTCTCGTATCCAGAAGACCAAGATGGACATCAAAGCTACCAAAGCTGCTAAGGCGAGCAAGTCTGGCAAATCTGGCAAATCTAGTAAACAGTAA
- the daglb gene encoding diacylglycerol lipase-beta, with translation MPGIVVFGRRWGIASDDLVFPGSFELFIRVLWWIGTMILFTYHKGDFDCNGKGVLHGYLVGLLVVLALIILSLCAIVYVSAQGTITNSGPRRAIPALVYLRALLYIPELVWACLGAVWVSDDSQGCDPATVGAVIAAVVASWIILLFTGIGVVFVFDPLGNPRPQAAAMEPLGVRDMESSEGNQFFSTARSLAVKVWESRLRLLCCCLPQDESNRATFSSIAQLVSGFFSDTDLVPSDIAAGLALLHQEHDKMENSRDPEVIVDHSPSSPIGEDLETELEKAAHCMKFAAAAYGWPLYIYSNLFTGPCKLCGDCCRSRSAEYDIVGGDHLGCHFSSILQSTGLQYRDFIHVSFHNQIYEIPFFVALDHKREAVLVAVRGTLSLKDVLTDLSAECENLPIEGVSGACYAHKGISQAASYIYKKLVNDGILNQAFSIAPEYKLVITGHSLGAGTASVLAILLRNSFPTLQCYAFSPPGGLLSKALADYSKDFVVSVVLGKDLVPRLSIPNMEDLKKRILKIISNCNKPKYRILLQGCWYELFGGEPDNFPSEMEDRREQQLSQPLLGEESLIVRHSSSYQSLASDDSPAHTAAHLPLFLPGRILHITEDGPSRRSCFSQVRYRAEWSNAMSFRSILISPRMLSDHMPDAVLRALSSLTTDRPFFLCPSSLNNSQHNTI, from the exons ATGCCTGGAATCGTGGTGTTTGGTCGGCGGTGGGGGATCGCCAGCGACGACCTTGTTTTCCCCGGCTCCTTTGAACTGTTCATCCGTGTACTTTG GTGGATTGGCACCATGATCCTGTTCACCTACCACAAGGGTGATTTTGATTGTAATGGGAAAGGAGTTCTACACGGATATCTGGTTGGACTGCTGGTTGTGCTGGCACTCATCATCCTGTCACTATGCGCTATTGTCTATGTCAGTGCTCAAG GTACCATTACGAACTCGGGCCCACGGCGCGCTATCCCTGCACTGGTGTACTTGCGAGCTCTCCTGTACATTCCTGAGCTGGTGTGGGCCTGTCTGGGAGCTGTGTGGGTTTCTGATGACAGCCAAGGCTGTGATCCTGCCACAGTGGGTGCGGTCATCGCAGCAGTGGTTGCCAG CTGGATCATCCTGCTGTTCACTGGGATAGGcgtggtgtttgtgtttgaccCGCTGGGCAACCCTCGTCCTCAGGCCGCTGCCATGGAGCCACTGGGGGTCCGAGACATGGAGAGCAGTGAGGGCAACCAGTTCTTCTCCACGGCTCGCTCCCTGGCCGTCAAGGTGTGGGAGAGCAGGCTGCGACTCCTGTGCTGTTGTCTGCCGCAGGACGAAAGTAACCGAGCGACGTTCTCCAGCATCGCACAGCTCGTCAGCGGATTCTTCTCT GACACCGACCTGGTTCCTAGTGACATAGCAGCTGGTTTGGCTCTGCTGCACCAGGAGCACGATAAGATGGAGAACAGCAGAGACCCAGAGGTCATAGTGGATCACAGCCCCTCCTCTCCCATT GGAGAAGATTTGGAGACAGAGTTGGAGAAAGCAGCTCACTGCATGAAGTTTGCTGCAGCGGCTTATGGCTGGCCGCTGTACATTTACTCCAATCTCTTTACCGGACCGTGTAAACTCTGTGGAGACTG CTGTAGGAGTCGTTCAGCTGAGTATGACATTGTCGGAGGCGACCACCTGGGCTGTCATTTTTCCTCCATCCTGCAGAGCACCGGTTTGCAGTACAGAGACTTCATCCACGTCAGCTTCCACAACCAG ATCTATGAGATTCCCTTCTTCGTGGCTCTGGATCATAAGAGAGAGGCTGTTCTGGTGGCTGTCAGAGGAACACTGTCCCTGAAG GATGTCCTGACAGACCTGTCTGCCGAATGTGAGAACCTGCCTATAGAAGGAGTTTCTGGAGCCTGCTATGCTCACAAG GGCATTAGCCAGGCAGCGAGTTACATCTACAAGAAGCTGGTAAACGATGGCATCCTGAACCAGGCTTTCTCCATTGCACCG GAATATAAGCTGGTCATCACTGGTCACAGTTTGGGTGCTGGCACTGCCTCAGTGCTTGCCATCCTCTTGCGCAATTCCTTCCCCACCCTGCAGTGCTACGCATTCTCTCCACCAGGGGGACTCCTGAG TAAAGCTTTAGCTGATTACTCCAAGGACTTTGTGGTTTCGGTGGTGCTGGGAAAGGATCTGGTTCCCAG ATTGAGCATTCCCAATATGGAGGATCTGAAGAAAAGAATACTTAAAATAATTTCCAATTGCAATAAGCCGAAG TACCGCATCCTGCTGCAGGGATGTTGGTACGAGCTGTTTGGAGGAGAACCAGACAACTTTCCTAGTGAGATGGAAGACAGGAgggagcagcagctcagccagcCACTGTTGGGGGAGGAGTCACTGATCGTTCGCCACTCATCATCCTATCAGAGCCTGGCGTCGGATGACTCGCCCGCCCACACAGCTGCACACTTGCCTCTCTTCCTGCCCGGACGCATTCTGCATATTACAGAAGACGGGCCTTCACGGAG gtcCTGTTTTTCCCAGGTCCGCTACCGTGCAGAGTGGTCCAATGCAATGTCGTTCAGGAGTATTTTGATCAGTCCCAGGATGCTTTCAGATCACATGCCTGACGCTGTGCTCCGAGCACTCAGCAGTCTCACCACCGACAGGCCCTTCTTTCTCTGCCCGTCGTCTTTAAACAACAGCCAGCACAACACTATCTGA
- the mrpl58 gene encoding peptidyl-tRNA hydrolase ICT1, mitochondrial has translation MAAHIARRSYLLCCRTGVNAIPQHVKLKNAAITDTNNTLQSSAAYGSRGTDSEQDDQVHIPVERLTVSYCRSSGPGGQHVNKVNTKAEVRFHVHTADWIPKDVRQKIVEKNRNRINKAGELLVTSELSRSQQRNLSDCIQKISAIIAEASEKPYEPTAEDLALRAHRLEKRNKERLHQKKVHSTVKQSRRVDFD, from the exons ATGGCGGCACACATAGCACGACGTTCGTATTTACTGTGCTGTAGAACAGGAGTAAACGCGATTCCACAGCATGTTAAACTAAAGAATGCTGCAATAACAGACACTAACAACACTTTACAGTCGAGTGCTGCTTATGGGAGCCGAGGGACAGATAGCGAACag GACGATCAAGTGCACATCCCAGTGG AGCGTCTGACAGTATCTTACTGCAGAAGCAGTGGTCCTGGTGGTCAGCACGTCAATAAAG TCAACACGAAAGCAGAGGTCCGATTCCATGTGCACACAGCAGACTGGATCCCAAAAGATGTTCGACAGAAAATCGTTGAAAAG AACAGAAACCGCATCAATAAGGCCGGCGAGCTCCTGGTAACGTCAGAGCTGAGCAGGAGCCAGCAGAGAAACCTTTCTGATTGCATCCAGAAGATTTCTGCCATCATAGCCGAGGCCAGCGAGAAGCCTTATGAACCAACAGCAGAAGACTTAGCACTCAGGGCACACAG GTTAGAGAAGCGAAACAAGGAACGACTCCACCAGAAGAAGGTCCATTCGACTGTCAAACAGAGCAGACGAGTGGATTTTGACTAA